A DNA window from Loxodonta africana isolate mLoxAfr1 chromosome 7, mLoxAfr1.hap2, whole genome shotgun sequence contains the following coding sequences:
- the LOC135231699 gene encoding serum amyloid A-2 protein-like, with the protein MKLFTGLMFCSLVLGVSSQGWWSFIPEAVGGARDMWRAYSDMKEANYIGADKYFHARGNYDAARRGPGGAWAAEVISDAREGFQSFTGRGDEDTRADQEANKWGRSGKDPNHFRPHGLPDKY; encoded by the exons ATGAAGCTTTTCACAGGCCTCATGTTCTGCTCCTTGGTCCTGGGAGTCAGCAGCCAAGGCTGGTGGAGCTTCATCCCTGAGGCTGTTGGAG gGGCTCGGGACATGTGGAGGGCCTACAGCGACATGAAAGAAGCCAATTACATAGGTGCAGACAAATACTTCCATGCTCGAGGGAACTATGACGCTGCACGAAGGGGACCTGGGGGTGCCTGGGCAGCTGAAGTGATCAG CGATGCCAGAGAGGGTTTTCAGTCCTTCACAGGCCGTGGAGATGAAGACACGAGGGCTGACCAGGAAGCCAACAAATGGGGCCGCAGTGGCAAAGACCCCAATCACTTCAGACCTCATGGGCTGCCTGACAAGTACTGA